A single uncultured Methanolobus sp. DNA region contains:
- the pfkC gene encoding ADP-specific phosphofructokinase, with protein sequence MEIEEWEKRYSEAVSNVKEELANVQGVFVAYNSNVDAMKHVRKDDIKKLTGIIGYEKVREKILAYPREINEPSDFLARLIIAMRDGKAAEVPTYTSDLHEWLMDNMVFDSARMGGQAGIISNLLANLGVKNVITYVPWLSKDQADYFVDSPNLKHPVIENGKLYLKHPKEAYDPNQKPKINWILEFSKGMSFRCSGEEFVVPRDNRLIVSSRPKWLRIDMSPEMYEQLSDIREDIDGAILSGYQMIREEYDDGTTYKDYVQRAVSVIERLKGCNPQMRLHVEFTSIQNKVIRKALLTEIVKKHVTSLGLDTVEVANALNVLGYEELAYSVINKGENSIVSLYEGSVMLLKELELQRVHIHSLGFYICVVSKDHPLDADAHRQALLFASAVAATKAAAGNITELDDIDIGLRVPVYDQGYRDLIELEKHLVRNNICSAEDFEDGCISALDHNLIIVPSKVVKDPVATVGIGDAISAGAFVALLAKMPKINVCRITE encoded by the coding sequence ATGGAGATCGAGGAATGGGAGAAACGCTATTCTGAAGCTGTTTCCAATGTAAAGGAAGAGCTTGCGAACGTACAGGGAGTATTCGTGGCTTATAACAGCAATGTCGATGCCATGAAGCATGTACGCAAGGATGACATCAAAAAGCTCACTGGTATCATCGGTTACGAGAAAGTGAGGGAAAAGATACTGGCATACCCACGTGAGATAAATGAGCCGTCTGATTTTCTGGCAAGACTAATTATCGCAATGCGTGACGGTAAAGCTGCAGAGGTTCCGACCTATACATCCGACCTGCATGAATGGCTCATGGACAACATGGTCTTTGACTCTGCACGAATGGGCGGTCAGGCAGGAATTATCTCAAACCTACTTGCAAACCTTGGCGTGAAGAACGTGATTACATATGTTCCCTGGTTGTCAAAGGATCAGGCGGACTATTTTGTAGATTCTCCCAACCTGAAACATCCTGTAATAGAGAATGGAAAGCTCTATCTCAAACACCCGAAGGAAGCATACGACCCTAATCAGAAACCTAAGATCAACTGGATCCTTGAATTCTCCAAAGGTATGAGTTTCCGTTGTTCAGGCGAAGAATTCGTGGTCCCAAGAGACAACCGGCTCATTGTTTCATCAAGACCAAAATGGCTTCGCATCGACATGAGTCCTGAAATGTACGAGCAGTTATCAGATATCAGGGAAGACATAGACGGCGCTATACTTTCAGGTTACCAGATGATCAGGGAAGAATATGATGACGGCACCACATACAAGGATTATGTGCAGCGTGCTGTGAGTGTCATTGAACGCCTGAAAGGCTGTAATCCTCAGATGCGTCTTCATGTGGAATTCACATCAATACAGAACAAGGTTATCCGCAAAGCCTTGCTCACGGAAATTGTAAAAAAGCATGTAACTTCTCTTGGTCTTGACACAGTAGAAGTTGCAAATGCTCTAAATGTTCTTGGTTATGAGGAACTGGCATATTCTGTAATCAACAAAGGTGAGAACAGCATAGTTTCACTTTACGAAGGCTCTGTAATGTTACTCAAAGAACTGGAGCTTCAGAGAGTACATATCCATTCCCTCGGTTTCTACATATGTGTGGTTTCAAAAGACCATCCTTTGGATGCAGATGCGCATCGTCAGGCACTGCTTTTTGCATCAGCAGTGGCAGCAACGAAGGCTGCAGCCGGCAATATTACAGAGCTAGATGACATAGATATTGGTCTTAGAGTACCGGTTTATGACCAGGGTTACAGGGACCTGATAGAACTTGAAAAGCATCTGGTCAGGAACAATATCTGTTCAGCCGAAGATTTCGAGGACGGCTGCATAAGTGCACTTGACCATAACCTGATAATCGTTCCTTCCAAGGTTGTAAAGGATCCTGTTGCAACTGTAGGAATAGGTGATGCAATTTCAGCAGGTGCTTTTGTTGCGTTACTGGCAAAAATGCCAAAAATAAACGTATGCAGAATAACGGAGTAA
- a CDS encoding Bax inhibitor-1/YccA family protein — protein MRTANPALNKNTFTDYSYSEDSMTLGGTANKSFLLICILLVTATYTWGLGANSLMLMMVGVVGGLITALITIFKKTSAPVTAPIYAAFEGLFLGGISSVFEIMYPGIVSQAIFLTLGIFLALLFAYKSRIIRPTENFKLGVFAATAGIALVYFINIVLSFFGSSIPVLEIDNASPLSIGISVFVVIIAALNLVLDFDFIESGVESHAPKYMEWYSAFGLLVTLVWLYIEILRLLAKLNSRR, from the coding sequence ATGCGTACTGCAAATCCGGCTTTGAACAAAAATACATTTACCGATTATAGTTATTCAGAGGACAGCATGACTCTGGGAGGAACTGCCAATAAGTCATTCCTCTTGATATGTATATTACTTGTTACCGCCACATACACATGGGGTCTTGGAGCCAATAGTCTGATGCTCATGATGGTCGGTGTTGTTGGAGGACTTATTACCGCCTTGATCACAATCTTCAAAAAAACTTCAGCACCTGTAACTGCACCTATATATGCCGCGTTTGAAGGACTTTTCCTTGGAGGAATATCATCCGTTTTTGAAATAATGTATCCGGGGATCGTTTCACAGGCAATTTTTCTTACATTAGGCATATTCCTTGCATTGTTGTTTGCCTATAAGTCACGCATCATCAGACCAACTGAAAACTTCAAACTAGGAGTTTTCGCTGCTACGGCGGGAATTGCGCTGGTCTATTTCATAAATATTGTACTGAGCTTTTTCGGTAGCTCCATACCTGTACTTGAGATAGATAATGCAAGTCCGTTGAGCATTGGTATCAGCGTCTTTGTTGTTATTATCGCTGCACTTAACCTCGTACTTGACTTTGACTTCATTGAAAGCGGGGTTGAATCACACGCTCCGAAATACATGGAATGGTACAGCGCATTCGGACTTCTTGTAACACTGGTATGGCTCTACATTGAAATACTTCGTTTGCTTGCAAAATTGAACTCAAGAAGATGA
- the proB gene encoding glutamate 5-kinase produces the protein MYDRKELFKNVNKIVVKIGTSSINTEDGKLNRHFMENMAAQVAELHEMGKKVILVSSGAIGIGIDILDFDSRPKEIPVRQACAAVGQSVLMQEWCSSFSKHNLKVAQILLTYDSFSNRLTYLNLRNSISTLLSYGVIPIINENDSTSVNEIEATFGDNDKLSAMVASKMEADLLIILSDIDGLYDKNPKRNDDAKLLSLVEEITPEIESYGGSPTSMKGVGGMRTKIEAAKICYMSGCYMIITNSATENVVTKVLSGEDIGTLFLANQEVHKNRIRWILLSKSCGSIEVDTGAREAILNSMSLLPSGVTKVNGEFDRGEIVEILCEGKIFAKGITDYTSEELEKVKGQHTDLIADILGYKNYNHVIKKENIGIC, from the coding sequence TTGTACGACAGGAAAGAGCTCTTCAAAAATGTGAATAAGATCGTTGTAAAGATAGGAACATCATCCATCAATACCGAAGACGGAAAGCTTAACCGGCACTTCATGGAAAACATGGCTGCTCAGGTTGCCGAACTCCATGAAATGGGGAAAAAGGTGATCCTTGTAAGTTCCGGAGCAATCGGGATAGGTATCGATATTCTTGATTTTGACAGCCGTCCCAAAGAAATACCGGTAAGACAGGCGTGTGCCGCCGTGGGTCAGAGTGTGCTCATGCAGGAATGGTGCAGCTCTTTTTCAAAACACAACCTGAAAGTAGCCCAGATACTCCTGACATACGACTCTTTCTCAAACAGGCTTACCTATCTCAACCTCAGGAACAGTATTTCCACCCTGCTGAGCTACGGAGTCATCCCCATCATCAACGAGAACGACAGTACATCCGTTAACGAGATTGAGGCCACATTCGGAGACAATGACAAACTTTCCGCAATGGTTGCCAGCAAGATGGAAGCTGACCTTCTCATTATACTTTCAGATATTGACGGTCTTTACGACAAGAACCCAAAACGCAACGATGACGCAAAACTCCTGAGCCTTGTAGAGGAAATAACCCCTGAGATCGAAAGCTATGGAGGAAGTCCTACAAGCATGAAAGGTGTTGGCGGCATGAGGACCAAGATAGAGGCTGCCAAGATATGTTACATGTCAGGCTGCTACATGATAATCACTAACAGCGCTACTGAGAATGTGGTCACAAAAGTACTTTCCGGGGAAGATATCGGAACACTGTTCCTTGCCAACCAGGAAGTCCACAAGAACAGGATACGCTGGATACTGCTTTCAAAATCATGCGGTTCCATTGAGGTAGACACCGGTGCAAGAGAAGCAATACTTAATAGTATGAGCCTGCTTCCTTCAGGAGTCACAAAGGTCAATGGGGAATTTGACAGGGGAGAAATAGTAGAGATACTCTGTGAAGGCAAGATCTTTGCAAAAGGTATAACCGACTACACTTCCGAAGAACTGGAAAAGGTCAAAGGCCAGCACACAGACCTGATAGCAGATATTCTTGGTTACAAGAACTACAATCATGTTATCAAGAAAGAGAACATAGGTATTTGCTAA
- a CDS encoding ADP-dependent glucokinase/phosphofructokinase, protein MNILCAYNANIDSIYHIDGSELSRIIGELDTEDSAFSDKLQKKLTSLPGSISSKSDFLAGLITCMREGTGAEWMVKDHDVFEWIKKTFIDGSFMRMGGNMGIMSNVLSELGASKVVPNVASLSKLQLSFFSTKAIYHPFEGKLYKSSELEKLLPANNNQQELIHFVFDFRKGDAVSISGQEFTVPRENRFIATYDPLNFELHMDEEFRKYSEEHISEIDGAIISGYHMLQDNSATGSDYKSKLDSSLNQLQSWKNIRKDLHIHVEFGHFSSNDIALYAFSRLSLIADRIGMNEDELAMLAGLNGIDPKPILEMDSVAIADAAISLCNDSGLCRMLIHTREFVVSVSCMRDDDPEIIIEAMNFGAGCAAAFACSGKLDDRNKLLETASDIPESESGKKESSRLAQHIEDKLKCSTVCGIHHAYQVAIVPTRICDEPVSTVGLGDTISAAIFLRELELSS, encoded by the coding sequence ATGAATATCCTCTGTGCCTATAATGCCAATATCGACTCTATTTATCATATAGATGGCAGTGAATTATCCCGCATTATCGGTGAATTGGATACCGAAGACTCCGCATTTTCGGATAAACTCCAAAAAAAACTCACCTCGCTTCCCGGTTCAATTTCCTCAAAGTCCGATTTTCTTGCAGGTCTTATTACCTGCATGCGTGAAGGAACAGGCGCAGAGTGGATGGTAAAAGACCATGATGTGTTTGAATGGATCAAGAAGACCTTCATCGATGGCTCTTTTATGAGAATGGGCGGCAACATGGGAATAATGTCCAACGTCCTTTCAGAACTCGGAGCTTCAAAGGTTGTGCCCAATGTGGCAAGTTTATCTAAATTGCAGCTTTCCTTTTTTTCCACTAAAGCTATTTATCATCCATTTGAAGGAAAACTCTATAAAAGCTCTGAACTGGAAAAACTGCTTCCAGCAAATAACAATCAACAAGAGCTCATACATTTTGTTTTTGATTTCAGAAAAGGTGATGCAGTATCTATTTCAGGACAGGAGTTTACAGTTCCAAGGGAAAACAGGTTCATAGCGACCTATGATCCATTGAATTTTGAGCTTCATATGGATGAAGAATTCAGGAAATATTCCGAAGAACATATATCAGAAATCGATGGAGCTATAATTTCAGGTTATCATATGCTTCAGGATAATTCTGCAACAGGCTCAGATTACAAATCTAAACTGGATTCATCCCTAAACCAACTTCAAAGCTGGAAAAATATCCGCAAGGACTTACACATCCATGTTGAATTCGGTCATTTTTCATCAAATGATATTGCATTATACGCATTCTCCAGGCTTTCACTAATTGCAGACCGGATAGGAATGAACGAAGATGAACTTGCCATGCTCGCAGGATTGAATGGCATTGACCCCAAACCAATTCTTGAAATGGATTCCGTGGCAATTGCAGATGCCGCAATTTCACTCTGCAACGATTCAGGACTTTGCAGGATGCTTATTCATACAAGGGAGTTCGTTGTTTCAGTTTCATGCATGAGGGATGATGATCCCGAAATTATAATCGAGGCTATGAACTTCGGAGCAGGATGCGCTGCAGCCTTTGCATGTTCCGGTAAACTCGATGACAGGAACAAATTGCTTGAAACCGCATCTGATATTCCAGAAAGCGAATCTGGAAAAAAGGAATCTTCAAGACTGGCACAGCACATTGAGGACAAATTAAAATGCAGTACTGTGTGTGGAATACATCATGCATATCAGGTTGCCATCGTTCCCACACGCATCTGTGATGAACCTGTCTCAACCGTGGGACTTGGCGACACTATATCAGCCGCCATTTTTTTAAGGGAGCTTGAACTCAGTTCCTGA
- the argJ gene encoding bifunctional ornithine acetyltransferase/N-acetylglutamate synthase, producing the protein MKFIEGGICAVKGVRAGGIKPGKMGLAIIQAEGNAAGAYTRNKVIAAPLVVTREHISKTGRLSGVIVNSGNANAFTGVQGLADARIMASALASKLNVSEELIGVASTGVVGRKLDTGWISAHIDEALASMGEDADASMKAARSIMTTDTVPKEIAIELDCGIRIAGIAKGAGMIEPNMGTMLAFVYTDAEVHPDVLQSCLTVAVDKSFNMIVVDGDTSTNDMVLVTATGQSGITPEISDIQAGLDYVLTELAKMIAVDGEGATKLIESKVTGAATEEDARLVTKAIVRSPLVKSAIFGQDPNWGRVVVAAGYSGANIIPEKISLSFSAGTEVVELVKNGEVVRNDEETLSQLKAIMSQDEIYIITDLGMGDKSATAWGCDLTYDYVRINAEYTT; encoded by the coding sequence ATGAAATTCATTGAAGGCGGTATCTGTGCTGTTAAAGGCGTGCGTGCCGGTGGAATCAAACCCGGTAAGATGGGACTGGCGATCATTCAGGCAGAAGGAAACGCTGCCGGAGCTTACACCAGGAACAAGGTCATTGCAGCTCCTCTTGTAGTAACAAGGGAGCATATCTCAAAGACCGGCAGACTCTCAGGTGTAATAGTGAACAGCGGCAATGCCAATGCTTTCACAGGTGTCCAGGGTCTTGCTGACGCAAGGATAATGGCATCTGCTCTCGCATCAAAACTCAATGTTAGCGAGGAGCTTATCGGAGTGGCTTCTACAGGTGTTGTAGGCCGAAAACTTGACACCGGCTGGATTAGTGCTCACATCGATGAGGCTCTGGCTTCTATGGGCGAGGACGCTGACGCAAGCATGAAAGCAGCACGCTCTATCATGACAACCGACACAGTTCCAAAGGAAATCGCAATTGAGCTGGACTGTGGCATCCGCATAGCTGGTATTGCCAAGGGTGCTGGAATGATCGAGCCTAACATGGGTACAATGCTCGCTTTCGTTTACACCGATGCAGAAGTTCACCCTGATGTCTTACAGTCATGCCTGACAGTTGCAGTTGACAAGAGTTTCAACATGATAGTAGTAGACGGTGACACAAGCACCAATGATATGGTCCTTGTAACAGCCACAGGTCAGTCCGGCATCACCCCTGAAATCTCAGACATCCAGGCAGGTCTTGATTATGTTCTCACAGAACTGGCAAAGATGATAGCAGTTGACGGTGAAGGTGCTACCAAACTCATAGAATCCAAGGTAACAGGAGCAGCAACAGAAGAGGATGCCCGTCTTGTAACTAAAGCAATTGTCCGCTCTCCTCTTGTAAAATCTGCAATATTCGGTCAGGATCCTAACTGGGGACGTGTGGTAGTAGCAGCAGGTTACTCCGGTGCAAATATCATACCTGAAAAGATATCTCTTTCATTCTCAGCAGGAACCGAGGTTGTGGAGCTTGTAAAGAACGGCGAGGTCGTCAGGAACGACGAGGAAACCCTCTCACAGTTAAAAGCCATCATGTCACAGGATGAGATTTACATCATCACCGACCTTGGTATGGGTGACAAGAGTGCAACAGCATGGGGTTGTGACCTGACGTACGATTATGTCAGGATCAATGCTGAGTATACGACTTAA
- the cca gene encoding CCA tRNA nucleotidyltransferase, with translation MTLEELVLGRIKPGPAEKEKLQEVASELLARVSTIARIKGIDGIIPKLVGSAARNTWISGTHDLDIFISFPENVSREELEENGLLIAREVARNGKNVEERYAEHPYLNMHYKGFDVDLVPCFAVESASEIKSAVDRTPFHNEFIKMSIPGREDDVLMMKQFMKGTGTYGSELRTQGFSGYLTELLIVHYGSFRNLIRNACTWKPGLVIDMLEHGTLKHEDPLVVIDPTDPKRNVAAALSLNRFAQFIDACRAYSDAPSEDFFFPKAKEPMSDDEIKDIMQSRRSSFIAVVFETPELVDDILYPQLDKMENSVRALLEEYDFQVLNSGYQANERAIVVVELVSSELPVVKKHRGPPVWVTEHAKGFKMKYSNSDELFSMYIEDGFYVADIKRKFTTAKELLQERMKTCSLGKHLGKAVLESFTILEDEDILEIKDPDFRVFMRKWEQGK, from the coding sequence ATGACACTAGAAGAACTGGTACTTGGAAGGATCAAACCCGGTCCTGCTGAAAAAGAGAAGTTACAGGAAGTTGCTTCAGAACTACTTGCAAGAGTTAGTACCATTGCAAGAATAAAAGGAATAGATGGCATCATACCGAAACTTGTAGGTTCCGCAGCCAGAAATACATGGATATCAGGCACACACGACCTTGACATCTTTATCTCATTCCCTGAAAATGTGAGCCGTGAAGAACTGGAAGAGAACGGACTCCTTATTGCGAGGGAAGTGGCAAGGAATGGAAAAAACGTAGAAGAGCGTTATGCAGAGCATCCATACCTTAACATGCATTACAAAGGCTTCGATGTTGATCTAGTACCATGTTTTGCCGTTGAGTCCGCATCCGAGATAAAATCCGCAGTTGACAGGACACCATTCCACAACGAATTCATCAAAATGAGCATCCCCGGCAGGGAAGACGATGTACTCATGATGAAACAGTTCATGAAGGGAACCGGAACCTATGGTTCAGAACTTCGTACACAGGGATTTTCAGGCTACCTTACAGAACTGCTCATAGTCCACTATGGCTCTTTCCGCAACCTCATACGCAATGCCTGCACCTGGAAACCGGGACTTGTAATAGACATGCTGGAACATGGGACTCTCAAACACGAAGACCCGCTGGTGGTCATCGATCCTACTGACCCGAAAAGAAATGTTGCAGCAGCACTTTCCCTTAACCGCTTTGCACAGTTCATTGATGCGTGCAGGGCATATTCAGATGCTCCTTCAGAAGATTTCTTTTTCCCAAAAGCAAAAGAACCCATGTCAGATGATGAGATTAAAGACATTATGCAGTCCCGGAGAAGCTCATTTATAGCTGTTGTTTTTGAAACTCCTGAACTTGTGGACGACATACTGTATCCACAACTTGACAAGATGGAAAATTCGGTCCGTGCACTTCTTGAAGAATATGATTTTCAGGTTCTCAACTCCGGATACCAGGCAAATGAACGAGCCATAGTTGTTGTTGAGCTGGTATCATCTGAACTCCCGGTTGTGAAAAAGCATAGAGGACCACCTGTCTGGGTAACTGAACATGCAAAAGGTTTCAAGATGAAATACAGCAACTCTGACGAGCTTTTTTCCATGTACATTGAAGACGGGTTCTATGTTGCAGATATAAAACGAAAGTTCACAACTGCAAAAGAATTGCTTCAGGAAAGGATGAAGACCTGCTCCCTTGGCAAACACCTTGGAAAAGCAGTGTTAGAAAGCTTCACGATTCTTGAAGATGAAGATATCCTAGAGATAAAAGACCCTGACTTCAGGGTTTTTATGCGAAAATGGGAGCAGGGTAAATAG
- a CDS encoding glutamate-5-semialdehyde dehydrogenase yields MVLEIEEKVIEAKKASIILASVSTDTKNAALEAMAQALDDNRDKILEANQKDIEAAEKLKRKGELSQALVDRLKVSDSKISGMIDGIRDVINLEDPVGKTMDALELDQGLELYQVSCPIGLIGVIFEARPDVVPQVMSLCLKSGNATIFKGGSEALNSNRVIFDLLNEAAESTKGMPTGAFQLMETREEVNDILSMDAYIDLLIPRGSNAFVKYMQDNTKIPVLGHADGICHVYVDVEADLSKAYEVCFDSKVQYPAVCNAMETLLINAEIADKFLPKMARMYDEAGVQMRCDEASFEILGQIDFLKSIARAIEDDWRTEYNDLTLSIKIVDSMEEAIEHINHYGSHHTDGIITENDLRKKKFTELVDSSSVMLNASTRFADGFRYGKGAEVGISTNKIHARGPVGMEGLLIYKYILVGNGDKVADYVGPEAKKYTHRKLNKKVGDAVSRK; encoded by the coding sequence ATGGTTCTTGAAATTGAAGAAAAGGTCATTGAGGCAAAGAAGGCATCCATCATTCTTGCAAGTGTCAGCACAGACACAAAGAATGCCGCCCTTGAAGCAATGGCACAGGCACTTGACGATAATCGCGATAAGATACTCGAAGCTAACCAGAAAGACATTGAAGCAGCAGAGAAGCTCAAAAGGAAAGGTGAACTTTCCCAGGCTCTTGTGGACAGGCTTAAGGTCAGCGACAGTAAGATCAGCGGAATGATAGACGGCATCCGTGACGTAATAAACCTTGAAGACCCCGTGGGCAAGACCATGGACGCACTCGAACTTGACCAGGGACTTGAACTCTATCAGGTAAGCTGCCCTATAGGGCTTATCGGAGTGATATTTGAAGCACGTCCTGATGTAGTGCCACAGGTCATGTCCTTATGCCTTAAAAGCGGCAATGCCACCATATTCAAAGGCGGAAGCGAGGCTCTCAATTCCAACCGTGTTATCTTCGACTTATTGAATGAAGCTGCAGAATCCACAAAAGGAATGCCAACCGGCGCATTCCAGCTCATGGAAACAAGGGAAGAGGTCAACGACATCCTGAGCATGGATGCATACATCGACCTGCTTATCCCAAGAGGCTCCAATGCGTTTGTCAAATACATGCAGGACAACACCAAGATCCCGGTTCTCGGACATGCAGACGGTATCTGCCATGTTTATGTTGACGTTGAAGCAGACCTTTCAAAAGCATATGAAGTCTGTTTCGATTCTAAAGTACAGTATCCTGCTGTGTGTAACGCAATGGAAACACTGCTGATAAATGCGGAGATAGCTGACAAGTTCCTGCCAAAGATGGCAAGAATGTATGATGAAGCCGGTGTTCAGATGCGCTGTGATGAAGCATCCTTTGAGATACTCGGACAGATAGACTTCCTTAAAAGTATAGCCAGAGCCATTGAAGATGACTGGAGAACGGAATACAACGACCTTACACTCTCCATCAAGATAGTAGACTCAATGGAAGAGGCCATCGAGCACATCAACCACTATGGTTCACACCACACTGACGGCATCATCACGGAGAATGACCTCAGGAAGAAGAAATTCACAGAACTTGTGGACTCATCCAGTGTAATGCTTAACGCATCAACCCGATTTGCAGACGGTTTCCGTTATGGAAAAGGAGCAGAAGTCGGAATAAGCACTAACAAGATCCACGCACGTGGTCCTGTGGGAATGGAAGGACTTCTCATCTACAAGTACATACTCGTAGGCAACGGAGACAAAGTTGCAGACTACGTTGGACCTGAAGCAAAGAAATACACACACCGAAAGCTCAACAAGAAAGTCGGTGATGCAGTTTCCAGGAAATAA
- a CDS encoding DNA glycosylase, producing MNSVPDMYTLFSENFNLDYTLDCGQVFRWDLIDDWWTGVVNGHVARLQQDKDSGEVLVDCSLPKSFFENYFRFDDDLDSILQEVNKDEFMDKAIKKYMGMRLIRQDPWECLISYMLATAWSIPNIKRAISMMCANYGKEIEDGYYSFPEPHALVHACDDDLRACKLGFRGGRVIKAARHVEDGNLVLDDVFKVDYEEAKQRLMFLEGIGEKVADCILLFAFEKMEAFPVDTHVEKVVKTVYGHHEYFNGNATKSKIGNWGRMYFGHYCGYAQQYFFYQKRLEGL from the coding sequence TTGAACTCAGTTCCTGATATGTACACTCTTTTCTCTGAGAATTTCAATCTTGACTATACTCTTGATTGTGGTCAGGTCTTCCGCTGGGATCTTATTGATGACTGGTGGACTGGAGTTGTGAATGGACATGTTGCAAGGCTTCAGCAGGACAAAGACAGCGGTGAGGTTCTTGTAGACTGCTCCCTGCCGAAAAGTTTCTTTGAGAACTACTTCCGCTTTGATGATGACCTTGATTCCATTCTTCAGGAAGTGAACAAGGATGAATTCATGGACAAAGCCATTAAAAAGTACATGGGAATGCGCCTTATCAGGCAGGATCCCTGGGAGTGTCTGATATCATATATGCTTGCAACAGCATGGAGTATTCCCAACATCAAGCGTGCGATCTCCATGATGTGTGCGAACTACGGAAAAGAGATCGAGGATGGTTACTACAGTTTTCCTGAACCCCACGCACTTGTTCATGCATGTGACGATGACCTGCGTGCCTGCAAACTTGGTTTCAGGGGTGGCCGTGTGATAAAAGCTGCAAGGCATGTTGAGGATGGAAATCTGGTTCTTGATGATGTTTTCAAAGTGGACTACGAGGAAGCCAAACAGAGACTGATGTTCCTTGAGGGCATCGGTGAGAAAGTTGCGGACTGCATTCTCCTTTTTGCATTTGAAAAGATGGAAGCGTTTCCTGTGGACACTCATGTTGAAAAGGTTGTGAAGACCGTTTACGGTCATCATGAATATTTCAATGGAAATGCAACCAAAAGCAAGATAGGAAACTGGGGGAGAATGTATTTCGGACATTACTGTGGTTACGCACAGCAATATTTCTTCTATCAGAAAAGGCTTGAAGGACTATAA
- the argC gene encoding N-acetyl-gamma-glutamyl-phosphate reductase, with the protein MYKIYVDGQHGTTGLLVNERLAKHPEVEILEIPYEERHNRELRTKLLNEADLVFLCLPDEAVADTVNLVTNPDTRIIDASTANRTNDSWAYGLPELSAKHRENVAGARRVSNPGCHASAAIVALYPLVEEGIISRETAVPLFSITGYTGGGKQMIQTYETTEERAYKAPRQYALGLTHKHVPEIKVRAGLSVNPILMPVVSNFPRGLAVTLPLSVKDLEKPVTKQDLYEIYKKYFGDSIFIRVHEADATDDLVDNGFDVQGSNDTNYSDIYIYGNNEQIQIISRLDNLGKGASGAAIQNMNIMLGMDETTGLL; encoded by the coding sequence ATGTACAAGATATATGTGGACGGTCAACACGGAACGACCGGCTTACTGGTAAACGAGCGTCTGGCAAAGCATCCGGAAGTAGAGATACTTGAGATTCCATATGAAGAGCGTCACAACAGGGAACTGAGAACAAAGCTACTCAACGAGGCAGACCTTGTATTCCTGTGCCTGCCGGATGAAGCTGTAGCAGACACTGTCAATCTGGTCACAAATCCTGACACAAGGATAATTGATGCATCCACAGCCAACCGTACAAACGATTCATGGGCTTATGGGCTGCCGGAACTCTCTGCTAAACACAGGGAGAATGTAGCAGGAGCACGCAGGGTTTCCAATCCTGGTTGTCATGCTTCAGCAGCCATAGTTGCACTTTATCCTCTCGTGGAAGAAGGTATCATTTCCAGGGAAACTGCTGTTCCATTGTTCTCCATTACCGGATATACCGGTGGCGGAAAGCAGATGATACAGACATACGAGACCACAGAAGAGCGAGCTTACAAAGCTCCAAGGCAGTATGCTCTTGGCCTGACACACAAGCACGTTCCAGAGATAAAGGTACGTGCCGGTCTGAGCGTAAATCCGATCCTCATGCCAGTTGTTTCTAATTTCCCAAGGGGACTTGCAGTTACATTACCTCTGTCGGTGAAGGATTTGGAAAAACCTGTAACAAAGCAGGACCTGTATGAGATCTACAAGAAGTATTTCGGTGACTCAATATTCATCCGGGTTCACGAAGCTGATGCGACAGATGACCTTGTGGACAACGGTTTTGATGTTCAGGGAAGCAACGACACCAATTATTCTGACATTTACATCTACGGCAACAATGAGCAGATCCAGATAATCTCACGTCTGGACAACCTTGGAAAAGGTGCATCAGGTGCAGCTATACAGAATATGAACATCATGCTTGGAATGGATGAAACCACCGGTCTCCTTTGA